The Shewanella sp. MTB7 genome includes a window with the following:
- a CDS encoding PfaB family protein: MNQTLNASQQQAPQKVAMPLRIALLVLPSTELSFNGLSTHPLEVLQPELYRSGLLSSISGSEASGTAVSNLIKKIKVDDFGDTSFEKQLHATVDAIENGQVVQLSTEQHSLLMMPALKAAQLRIHPHALLCAMHKSESGIEQTLADALNQAKRDLATVSKLVTQNNLTSEQQFAAVYQLITELASRTTVRDEINAGVELGPKQAKSHYWFTPYHQARVAAINFSTSLDNVSSNQSCTSYILAQGTGFIAPKSIVNHQRLQFVLSGNSQHELLAALDSLSTELTSNNHDVLTVMRNNLVAFEKNSTVYAITLQASSVTALLQELDVMTGILPKVFNEKSQFKTPAGSYFTAEPLGSKESSGLAFVYPGVGTVYGDMFSELHRYFPSLYSRLEREGDLKSMLQADAIYNLDAKVPLAMPLGDLAIAGVGSSYLLTQLLVDEFKITPNFALGYSMGEASMWASLGVWSNPQTLIEKTQHDPLFTRAISGPLTAVRSAWQLNQNDADIVWNSFVVRSPAEPIEALLPEFPHAYLAIIQGDTCVIAGCETQCRALLTQLGKRGIAANRVTAMHTTPAMEEHSNVVEFYTQPLQESLPTDIKFISAANLTDVDSHQAVNESGFLDSQLIAKSIADTFCNTLDFTSLIHSAQKQGAKLFVELGADRQNCTLIDKIAKQGRSTHTGASESHLASKKAEQSQARATGKSLPLKDAAGACCTVPVNAKGGEDITTLLKALGQLISHRVPLSVQPLIDGLNREIALQQLHDANPKVVPNTGTHSSKPLLQGEV, encoded by the coding sequence GTGAATCAAACGCTTAATGCTTCACAGCAACAAGCGCCTCAAAAAGTTGCGATGCCACTGCGCATCGCACTTTTAGTATTGCCGTCGACGGAGCTGAGTTTCAATGGCTTATCGACGCATCCACTTGAGGTGCTACAGCCTGAACTTTATCGTTCCGGCTTACTCTCTTCGATATCAGGCTCAGAGGCTTCAGGAACTGCTGTTTCCAATCTAATCAAAAAGATCAAGGTTGATGATTTCGGCGACACCAGTTTTGAGAAACAACTGCACGCCACTGTCGACGCCATAGAAAATGGCCAAGTCGTACAACTTTCAACCGAGCAGCATTCACTGTTGATGATGCCAGCGTTAAAAGCGGCACAATTGCGCATTCACCCTCATGCACTCCTTTGCGCCATGCACAAAAGCGAATCTGGTATTGAGCAAACCTTAGCTGATGCGCTCAATCAAGCTAAGCGTGACTTGGCGACAGTAAGCAAGCTCGTTACCCAGAATAATCTCACCAGTGAGCAACAGTTTGCTGCGGTTTATCAGCTAATCACAGAGCTTGCGTCTCGTACTACTGTACGTGATGAGATAAATGCGGGAGTTGAACTTGGCCCTAAGCAAGCAAAAAGCCACTACTGGTTCACCCCATATCATCAAGCAAGAGTGGCAGCGATTAACTTCAGTACATCTCTTGACAATGTGTCCAGCAACCAAAGCTGTACCAGTTATATTCTGGCTCAAGGTACTGGTTTTATTGCGCCAAAATCGATAGTAAATCATCAACGTTTGCAGTTTGTATTATCCGGAAATAGCCAACATGAACTATTAGCAGCACTCGATAGCCTTAGCACTGAACTCACATCAAACAATCACGATGTGCTCACTGTGATGAGAAATAATTTGGTCGCGTTTGAAAAAAACAGCACCGTTTATGCCATCACATTGCAAGCAAGTTCAGTCACTGCACTGTTGCAGGAGTTAGACGTAATGACTGGCATATTACCTAAGGTGTTCAACGAAAAAAGCCAGTTCAAGACGCCAGCAGGCAGTTACTTTACCGCTGAGCCTTTAGGCAGTAAGGAATCTAGCGGCCTAGCCTTCGTCTACCCAGGCGTAGGGACTGTCTATGGCGATATGTTTAGCGAGCTACATCGATACTTTCCGTCACTCTATTCACGACTTGAGCGAGAAGGTGACTTAAAGTCCATGCTGCAGGCTGATGCCATCTACAACTTAGATGCAAAGGTCCCACTAGCCATGCCATTAGGGGATCTTGCCATTGCCGGTGTTGGCAGCAGTTATCTGCTGACTCAACTATTAGTGGATGAGTTCAAGATCACGCCCAACTTTGCCTTAGGTTATTCAATGGGTGAAGCGTCAATGTGGGCAAGTCTAGGAGTATGGAGTAACCCCCAGACCTTAATTGAAAAAACCCAGCATGATCCTCTTTTCACCCGTGCGATTTCAGGCCCGCTCACCGCAGTGCGCAGTGCATGGCAACTGAATCAAAATGACGCCGATATTGTGTGGAACAGCTTTGTGGTCAGATCTCCAGCTGAGCCGATTGAAGCACTTCTGCCTGAATTCCCCCATGCTTACCTCGCTATTATCCAAGGGGATACGTGTGTTATCGCGGGATGCGAAACTCAGTGTCGTGCGCTACTCACCCAGTTAGGCAAGCGAGGCATTGCGGCTAATCGCGTCACGGCGATGCACACCACTCCAGCAATGGAAGAGCACAGCAATGTGGTTGAGTTTTACACTCAGCCACTGCAGGAGTCATTGCCAACTGATATTAAATTCATCAGTGCTGCCAACTTAACTGATGTCGATAGCCATCAAGCCGTTAATGAGTCAGGTTTTCTTGATAGCCAGCTTATAGCCAAATCCATCGCCGATACTTTCTGCAACACCTTAGACTTTACCTCGCTTATCCATAGCGCCCAAAAGCAAGGTGCCAAGCTATTTGTTGAGCTGGGCGCTGACAGACAAAACTGCACCCTTATCGACAAAATAGCTAAGCAAGGTAGAAGCACGCATACTGGTGCATCTGAAAGTCACTTAGCTTCTAAGAAAGCTGAGCAGTCTCAAGCAAGAGCGACAGGCAAGTCTTTACCTCTAAAAGACGCCGCCGGCGCTTGTTGCACTGTACCGGTTAATGCCAAAGGCGGTGAAGACATCACTACCCTGCTCAAGGCATTAGGACAACTTATCAGTCATCGAGTCCCACTCAGTGTTCAACCACTCATCGATGGATTAAATCGTGAAATTGCATTGCAGCAATTACATGACGCCAACCCGAAAGTAGTGCCTAACACTGGAACACACTCGTCGAAACCATTACTACAAGGGGAAGTCTAA
- a CDS encoding hotdog fold thioesterase, translating to MTFADKSLTRSAVKDHKQSKIAIVGLATLYPDAKSPQEFWQNLLDKRDSRSTLTNEKLGANSADYQGVQGQSDRFYCNKGGYIEDFSFDASGYKLSPESLTGLDNSFLWALDTSRKALEDAGIALNNDDLLQRTGVIMGALSFPTARSNDLFLPIYHSAVEKALQDKLASSNFKLNPTNAHTVRANQDNTLDSANGSIAHNTSKVVADALGLGCIQLSLDAACASSVYSLKLACDYLNTGKADVMLAGAVSGADPFFINMGFSIFHAYPDHGVSVPFDADSKGLFAGEGAGVLVLKRLDDAERDGDKIYAVVSGVGLSNDGKGQFVLSPNPKGQVKAFERAYAASDIEPKDIEVIECHATGTPLGDKIELTSMETFFADKLAGSKAPLIGSAKSNLGHLLTAAGMPGIMKMIFAMKQQALPPSINISDAISSPNGLFNSTTLPNQVQRWPAKEGNTLRHAGVSVFGFGGCNAHLLLESYSSQQDSGVNDQALVASQQTATRSPDTQALKVIGLGAHFGPLSSINQLDKAIENNSNGFISLPKKRWKGLEKHAELLAEFGLSDTPKGAYVDSFELDFLRFKLPPNEDDRLISQQLMLMKVTDEAIRDAKLKPGQKVAVLVAMETELELHQFRGRVNLHTQLQESLTAMGVSLSSNEYQALEAITMDSVLDAAKLNQYTSFIGNIMASRIASLWDFDGPAFTISAAEQSVSRCIDVAQNLMSQEHLDAVVIAAVDLSGSFEQVILKNSIAPVEMNPSSSIKSDTWNVGEGAGAIVLIKDESTTASPYGQIDAIAFGHAGRVSSVTDKLFTQTGTDSNDISVVETNVAPGSLVGAEAFLSNATFTNATTTSADSRIGHCFAATGMASLLHGLLTLSHNVNNSVNSKKALVTNISENQVSQLLLSQTWSERQALTTRLSAELKSDAKHQLLRLVTLGGRDIYQHIVDAPLASLASIQSKLAQGSISSVVKQQKLFVTRSMQTAIETRVQKVPQQVTEHVQVASTPVSPTPVLGNPMTSQTKTTPQASTKPNTTIDVSAGDLSAFQQNQQLTQQAHQAFLKSRSASMKVADALLRQQLTQEIAQATGQAVAPQAIQSAAPLAQQPTAALKELTPDHSNVAPYIALTPMLKPCIWNYADLVEYAEGDIAKVFGPDYAIIDSYSRRVRLPTTDYLLVSRVTKLNATMNEYKPCSMTTEYDIPVDAPYLVDGQIPWAVAVESGQCDLMLISYLGIDFENKGERVYRLLDCTLTFLADLPRGGDTLRYDIKINNYARNGETLLFFFSYECFVGDKMVLKMDGGCAGFFTDEELADGKGVIRTEDEIKARSLVVKQTFNPLLDCPKSSFNYGDIHKLLTADIQGCFGPSHTGAAQPSLCFASEKFLMIEQVSKVDRNGGTWGLGLIEGHKQLEANHWYFPCHFQGDQVMAGSLMAEGCGQLLQFYMLHLGMHTQTNNGRFQPLENASQQVRCRGQVLPQSGLLTYRMEVTEIGFSPRPYAKANIDILLNGKPVVDFQNLGVMIKEEDECTRYPTLSESKMPVASLSKESTSSTQSPKAYLPASANAPLMAQIPDLTKAPNKGVIPISHVEAPITPDYPNRVPDTVPFTPYHMFEFATGNIENCFGPEFAIYRGMIPPRTPCGDLQVTTRVIEVNGNRGEFKKPSSCIAEYEVPVDAWYFDKNNHQATMPYSILMEISLQPNGFISGYMGTTLGFPGLELFFRNLDGNGKMLRNVDLRGKTIRNDSRLLSTVMAGTNIIQSFSFELSTDGIPFYEGKAVFGYFKGDALKDQLGLDNGKVTQPWHVSKGITADTKVNLLDKSSRHFNAPVNQPHYRLAGGQLNFIDSVEIVDNGGTEGLGYLYAERTIDPSDWFFQFHFHQDPVMPGSLGVEAIIETMQTYAISKDLGAGFKNPKFGQILSDIKWKYRGQINPLNKQMSMDVSITSIKDVDGKKVITGNASLSKDGLRIYQVFDIAICIEEA from the coding sequence ATGACTTTCGCAGACAAGTCTTTAACACGTTCAGCGGTTAAAGATCATAAGCAAAGCAAAATCGCCATAGTCGGTTTAGCCACGCTTTATCCTGATGCAAAAAGCCCACAAGAGTTTTGGCAGAATTTGCTCGACAAACGCGATTCTCGCAGCACCTTAACCAATGAGAAATTGGGCGCCAACAGTGCCGATTACCAAGGTGTTCAAGGCCAGTCAGATCGTTTTTATTGCAATAAAGGGGGCTACATTGAGGATTTCAGTTTCGATGCATCAGGCTATAAATTATCACCAGAAAGCTTAACTGGACTCGATAACAGCTTCCTTTGGGCACTAGACACCAGCCGCAAAGCCTTAGAAGATGCTGGTATCGCCCTTAACAATGATGACCTGTTGCAACGCACAGGTGTGATCATGGGAGCACTCTCTTTCCCAACAGCTCGTTCAAACGACCTGTTTTTGCCTATCTATCACAGCGCGGTAGAAAAAGCGCTGCAGGATAAATTAGCCAGCAGCAATTTCAAGTTAAACCCAACCAATGCTCACACAGTAAGAGCAAACCAAGATAACACTCTAGACAGTGCCAATGGCTCAATTGCCCATAACACCTCCAAAGTAGTTGCTGATGCACTCGGTCTAGGTTGTATTCAACTGAGCCTCGATGCCGCCTGCGCCAGTTCGGTTTACTCCCTCAAGCTTGCCTGTGATTACTTAAACACAGGCAAAGCCGATGTAATGTTAGCTGGGGCAGTTTCAGGTGCAGACCCTTTCTTTATCAACATGGGATTCTCCATCTTCCACGCTTATCCAGATCACGGCGTATCAGTGCCATTTGATGCTGACAGTAAAGGTCTATTCGCCGGTGAAGGCGCAGGGGTTTTAGTGTTAAAGCGTTTAGATGACGCCGAGCGTGATGGTGATAAAATCTATGCGGTTGTCAGTGGCGTTGGCCTTTCTAACGACGGTAAAGGTCAGTTTGTGCTTAGCCCGAATCCGAAAGGACAGGTAAAAGCCTTCGAGCGAGCCTACGCTGCTAGCGATATCGAGCCTAAAGATATTGAAGTGATTGAATGTCACGCAACGGGAACGCCGCTGGGTGACAAGATAGAGCTCACTTCAATGGAAACCTTCTTTGCAGATAAACTCGCGGGAAGCAAAGCGCCGTTAATTGGCTCAGCCAAATCAAACCTTGGTCATCTGCTTACCGCTGCTGGCATGCCGGGGATCATGAAAATGATCTTTGCCATGAAACAGCAAGCGTTGCCGCCAAGTATCAACATTAGCGATGCCATCTCTTCACCTAATGGCTTGTTTAATTCAACGACCCTGCCTAATCAAGTTCAGCGCTGGCCAGCAAAAGAGGGCAATACCCTTCGTCACGCCGGCGTGTCAGTATTTGGCTTTGGCGGCTGCAATGCACACTTGTTACTTGAATCCTACTCTAGCCAACAAGACTCTGGCGTTAATGATCAAGCTCTGGTCGCTAGCCAGCAAACCGCGACTCGCTCACCGGATACTCAAGCTCTGAAAGTCATCGGTCTTGGTGCTCATTTTGGTCCACTAAGCAGCATTAATCAGCTTGATAAGGCCATTGAAAATAACAGCAACGGTTTTATTTCACTGCCCAAGAAACGTTGGAAAGGGTTAGAGAAACATGCAGAACTACTTGCTGAATTTGGCTTAAGTGATACACCTAAAGGCGCTTATGTAGACAGTTTCGAGCTAGACTTCTTACGCTTTAAGCTGCCGCCTAACGAAGACGACCGTTTAATTTCACAACAGCTTATGTTGATGAAAGTCACCGATGAAGCCATTCGTGATGCTAAGTTAAAGCCCGGTCAGAAAGTCGCAGTATTAGTGGCCATGGAAACTGAGCTCGAACTGCATCAATTCCGCGGCCGAGTAAATTTACATACTCAACTTCAGGAAAGTCTGACTGCGATGGGCGTAAGCTTAAGCAGCAATGAATATCAAGCCCTTGAAGCTATCACCATGGACAGTGTCCTCGATGCGGCTAAGTTGAACCAGTACACTAGCTTTATCGGCAACATCATGGCGTCACGCATCGCCTCCTTATGGGACTTTGATGGCCCAGCATTCACCATTTCAGCCGCTGAACAATCAGTGAGCCGCTGTATTGATGTCGCCCAGAATCTGATGTCACAAGAGCATTTAGACGCAGTCGTGATTGCCGCAGTGGATCTATCCGGTAGTTTCGAGCAAGTGATACTGAAAAACAGTATTGCGCCTGTTGAAATGAATCCAAGTTCTTCTATAAAGAGTGATACTTGGAATGTCGGTGAAGGTGCTGGCGCGATTGTATTAATCAAAGATGAAAGTACCACTGCTAGCCCTTATGGACAAATCGATGCTATCGCCTTTGGCCATGCTGGGCGCGTGTCATCGGTCACCGATAAGTTGTTCACTCAAACGGGCACTGACTCAAACGATATCAGTGTGGTTGAAACAAATGTTGCTCCCGGTAGTCTAGTGGGAGCTGAAGCGTTCCTGTCGAATGCCACTTTTACTAACGCAACGACCACCAGCGCAGACAGCCGTATTGGTCACTGCTTTGCTGCGACAGGGATGGCAAGTTTGCTTCATGGCCTACTGACTCTCTCACACAATGTGAATAATAGTGTGAATAGCAAGAAAGCCTTAGTAACCAATATCAGTGAGAACCAAGTTTCACAGCTATTGCTTAGCCAAACATGGTCTGAGCGGCAAGCACTGACAACTCGATTAAGCGCTGAGCTTAAATCCGATGCAAAACACCAACTATTAAGACTCGTGACCTTAGGCGGGCGTGATATCTATCAACATATCGTCGACGCACCATTAGCCAGTTTAGCTTCAATTCAAAGCAAACTGGCTCAAGGCTCGATTTCATCGGTGGTTAAGCAACAAAAGCTGTTCGTCACACGATCAATGCAAACAGCTATCGAAACAAGAGTGCAAAAAGTGCCACAACAAGTCACTGAACATGTTCAAGTTGCATCAACACCAGTGAGCCCGACTCCAGTATTAGGTAATCCAATGACCTCTCAAACTAAAACAACACCGCAAGCGTCAACGAAACCAAACACAACAATTGATGTTTCAGCTGGTGATTTAAGCGCGTTTCAACAGAATCAGCAGTTGACTCAGCAAGCTCATCAAGCCTTCTTAAAGAGCCGTTCTGCGAGCATGAAAGTCGCAGACGCGCTCTTGAGACAGCAACTAACTCAAGAGATAGCCCAAGCCACAGGCCAAGCGGTTGCTCCTCAAGCGATACAATCTGCAGCGCCATTAGCACAGCAGCCAACAGCAGCTCTTAAAGAGTTAACACCAGATCACTCTAATGTGGCGCCCTACATTGCACTAACGCCTATGCTAAAACCTTGTATCTGGAACTATGCCGATTTAGTCGAATATGCTGAAGGCGATATCGCCAAGGTTTTTGGTCCAGATTACGCCATCATCGACAGCTATTCGCGCCGCGTACGTCTCCCGACCACAGATTACCTGTTGGTATCGCGTGTCACTAAACTCAACGCGACCATGAACGAGTATAAGCCTTGCTCGATGACCACAGAGTACGACATTCCCGTTGACGCACCTTATTTGGTTGATGGTCAAATCCCATGGGCGGTCGCAGTTGAGTCAGGCCAATGTGATTTAATGTTGATCAGTTACCTCGGTATCGACTTTGAAAACAAGGGGGAGCGTGTCTATCGTCTACTTGACTGCACCCTCACCTTCCTTGCCGATCTGCCACGCGGTGGCGACACTCTTAGGTATGACATTAAGATCAATAACTACGCCCGTAATGGCGAAACTTTATTATTCTTCTTCTCTTACGAGTGTTTTGTTGGCGACAAGATGGTGCTTAAGATGGACGGCGGTTGTGCTGGTTTCTTCACCGATGAAGAGCTTGCTGACGGTAAAGGCGTCATTCGCACTGAAGATGAAATTAAAGCGCGTAGCTTAGTGGTTAAACAAACCTTTAACCCACTACTTGATTGCCCTAAATCAAGCTTCAACTATGGCGACATTCATAAACTATTAACCGCTGATATCCAAGGCTGTTTTGGTCCAAGTCACACAGGCGCAGCTCAACCATCACTTTGTTTCGCATCAGAGAAGTTCCTGATGATTGAGCAAGTCAGCAAGGTTGATCGCAATGGCGGTACTTGGGGTCTAGGTCTAATCGAAGGCCATAAGCAGCTTGAAGCTAATCACTGGTACTTCCCTTGTCACTTCCAAGGTGATCAAGTGATGGCAGGCTCTCTTATGGCTGAGGGGTGTGGTCAGTTACTTCAGTTCTATATGTTGCACCTTGGTATGCACACTCAAACTAACAATGGCCGTTTCCAGCCATTAGAAAATGCTTCACAGCAGGTTCGTTGTCGCGGACAAGTTCTGCCTCAATCTGGCCTACTGACTTACCGCATGGAAGTGACTGAAATTGGTTTCAGCCCACGTCCTTATGCTAAAGCAAATATCGATATCCTGCTTAACGGTAAGCCTGTGGTCGATTTCCAAAACTTAGGTGTGATGATCAAAGAGGAAGATGAGTGTACTCGTTACCCGACTCTTTCTGAATCGAAAATGCCAGTGGCGTCTCTTAGTAAAGAATCAACGAGCTCAACGCAATCCCCTAAGGCATACCTGCCAGCATCAGCTAATGCGCCTTTGATGGCACAAATACCCGATTTGACCAAAGCCCCCAACAAAGGCGTGATCCCAATTTCACACGTTGAAGCGCCTATCACACCGGATTACCCGAACCGTGTGCCAGATACCGTGCCGTTTACGCCCTATCACATGTTTGAGTTTGCTACTGGGAATATCGAGAACTGTTTCGGCCCTGAATTCGCAATCTACCGCGGCATGATCCCACCACGTACCCCTTGTGGCGATCTACAAGTGACGACCCGTGTGATCGAAGTTAACGGTAATCGCGGTGAGTTCAAGAAGCCATCATCGTGTATCGCGGAATATGAAGTGCCTGTTGATGCTTGGTATTTTGATAAGAATAACCACCAAGCGACCATGCCTTACTCCATTTTGATGGAGATCTCATTGCAGCCAAATGGTTTCATCTCTGGCTACATGGGCACCACCCTTGGTTTCCCGGGGCTTGAACTGTTCTTCCGTAACTTAGATGGTAACGGCAAGATGCTACGCAATGTTGATCTGCGCGGTAAAACAATACGCAATGATTCTCGTCTACTGTCAACGGTAATGGCAGGGACTAACATCATTCAAAGCTTCAGCTTCGAGCTAAGCACTGATGGTATCCCCTTCTACGAAGGTAAAGCAGTATTTGGTTACTTCAAAGGTGATGCGCTTAAAGATCAGCTTGGTCTCGATAACGGTAAAGTCACTCAGCCTTGGCATGTATCAAAAGGCATTACTGCTGATACTAAGGTGAATCTACTCGATAAGAGCAGTCGTCACTTTAACGCACCAGTAAATCAACCACATTACCGTTTAGCGGGTGGTCAACTTAACTTTATCGACAGCGTTGAGATCGTCGATAATGGCGGCACTGAGGGACTCGGTTACTTATACGCCGAGCGAACCATTGACCCAAGTGATTGGTTCTTCCAGTTCCATTTCCATCAAGATCCAGTAATGCCAGGCTCCTTAGGTGTTGAAGCCATTATCGAAACCATGCAGACTTACGCCATAAGTAAAGATTTGGGCGCAGGATTTAAAAATCCAAAATTTGGCCAGATATTATCTGATATAAAATGGAAGTACCGTGGCCAAATAAACCCACTGAACAAGCAGATGTCGATGGATGTGAGCATTACCTCCATTAAAGATGTCGATGGCAAGAAAGTGATCACTGGTAACGCAAGTCTAAGTAAAGATGGCCTGCGTATATACCAAGTGTTTGATATTGCCATCTGTATCGAAGAAGCCTAA
- the pfaD gene encoding eicosapentaenoate synthase subunit PfaD, producing the protein MNPTTTSKIHSPWPWSVIDADISFDVNGMERQLKDFSRGCYVVNHTEKGFGLTQTAQVVFDETSDTAANNNSLPVSAFAPALGTESLGDSNFRRVHGVKYAYYAGAMANGISSEELVIALGKAGILCSFGAAGLIPSRVEAAINRIQAALPNGPYMFNLIHSPSEPALERGSVELFLKHKVRTVEASAFLGLTPQIVYYRAAGLSRDSHGNILVANKVIAKVSRTEVAEKFMMPAPVKMLQKLVDEGAITPEQMELALLVPMADDVTAEADSGGHTDNRPLVTLLPTILALKDEIQAKYQYDTPIRVGCGGGVGTPDAALATFNMGAAYIVTGSINQACVEAGASEHTRKLLATTEMADVTMAPAADMFEMGVKLQVVKRGTLFPMRANKLYELYTRYDSIESIPTEEREKLEKQVFRSSLDEIWAGTVAHFNERDPKQIERAIGNPKRKMALIFRWYLGLSSRWSNSGEVGREMDYQIWAGPALGAFNQWAKGSYLDNYQDRNAVDLAKHLMYGAAYLNRINSLTAQGVKLPTQLLRWKPTQRMA; encoded by the coding sequence ATGAATCCTACGACAACAAGTAAAATACACTCTCCATGGCCTTGGTCAGTTATCGATGCAGACATCAGTTTTGATGTTAATGGAATGGAGCGACAACTAAAAGATTTCAGTCGTGGTTGTTACGTGGTAAATCACACTGAAAAAGGGTTTGGCCTTACACAAACCGCGCAAGTGGTTTTTGACGAAACCAGTGATACCGCAGCTAATAATAACTCCTTACCCGTCAGTGCTTTTGCCCCTGCTTTGGGGACTGAAAGCTTAGGCGACAGTAATTTCCGTCGAGTTCACGGAGTAAAATATGCTTACTATGCCGGCGCCATGGCCAACGGCATCTCATCTGAAGAGCTAGTGATTGCATTAGGTAAAGCTGGCATTCTTTGCTCATTTGGCGCAGCGGGCCTTATCCCAAGTCGTGTAGAAGCTGCTATTAACCGTATTCAAGCGGCACTGCCAAACGGCCCCTACATGTTCAACCTTATCCATAGCCCAAGCGAGCCAGCATTAGAGCGTGGCAGCGTTGAGCTATTTTTAAAACATAAAGTGCGCACCGTCGAAGCCTCTGCATTTCTAGGACTAACACCACAAATCGTCTACTATCGCGCCGCGGGGTTAAGCCGTGACAGTCACGGTAATATTCTGGTTGCCAATAAGGTTATTGCCAAAGTCAGCCGCACTGAAGTTGCTGAAAAATTCATGATGCCAGCTCCAGTAAAAATGCTACAAAAGCTGGTCGACGAAGGCGCCATTACCCCAGAGCAGATGGAACTAGCCCTACTTGTGCCGATGGCCGATGATGTGACAGCTGAAGCCGATTCAGGCGGCCATACCGATAATCGTCCTTTAGTGACCTTACTGCCGACTATCTTGGCGCTTAAAGATGAGATACAAGCTAAATACCAATATGACACCCCTATTCGCGTCGGATGTGGTGGCGGTGTCGGTACACCTGATGCAGCCTTGGCCACCTTCAATATGGGTGCCGCCTATATTGTCACAGGCTCTATCAACCAAGCGTGTGTTGAAGCTGGCGCCAGCGAACATACTCGAAAGTTGCTTGCTACCACAGAGATGGCCGATGTGACGATGGCTCCTGCCGCTGACATGTTCGAAATGGGCGTTAAGCTGCAAGTTGTTAAGCGCGGTACCCTATTTCCTATGCGCGCTAACAAGCTGTACGAGCTTTACACCCGTTATGACTCTATAGAGTCAATCCCAACAGAGGAACGTGAAAAGCTTGAAAAGCAAGTGTTCCGTTCAAGTCTCGATGAAATCTGGGCTGGTACTGTGGCCCACTTTAATGAACGGGATCCTAAGCAGATTGAGCGTGCGATAGGCAACCCAAAGCGTAAGATGGCGTTGATTTTCCGCTGGTATCTCGGACTGTCTAGCCGTTGGTCAAATTCAGGTGAAGTCGGTCGTGAGATGGATTACCAGATCTGGGCAGGCCCTGCACTAGGTGCATTCAACCAATGGGCTAAAGGCAGTTACTTAGATAACTACCAAGACCGCAACGCAGTCGATTTGGCTAAGCACCTTATGTACGGCGCCGCCTACCTTAACCGTATCAACTCACTGACTGCACAAGGGGTTAAGTTGCCGACTCAGCTGCTACGCTGGAAGCCAACACAACGCATGGCTTAA
- a CDS encoding winged helix-turn-helix transcriptional regulator has translation MVDRKTKNWSGCPVRFGMSQFGDKWSFLIIRDLMFKGCKYYHEFIEAGEGISTNILATRLVDLESNGIISKSRDPAKGSRFIYELTVKGIELMPMMLALIDWAEKFDADTEVPKDFIKNLRNDPLKLQQELLDNLLNKKE, from the coding sequence ATGGTTGATAGAAAAACAAAAAATTGGTCAGGTTGTCCGGTACGTTTTGGTATGAGTCAGTTTGGAGATAAGTGGAGTTTTCTTATTATTCGCGATCTTATGTTTAAAGGTTGCAAGTATTATCATGAATTCATTGAGGCGGGTGAAGGGATCTCCACAAACATTTTGGCAACCCGTCTTGTGGATTTAGAGAGTAATGGAATCATTAGTAAATCAAGAGATCCAGCTAAGGGATCAAGATTTATATATGAGCTTACTGTTAAGGGTATTGAGCTTATGCCTATGATGCTGGCGTTGATTGATTGGGCTGAAAAATTCGATGCCGACACTGAAGTACCAAAAGATTTCATCAAAAATTTACGCAATGATCCTCTAAAACTACAACAAGAACTTCTGGATAACTTGTTAAACAAAAAAGAATGA
- a CDS encoding MAPEG family protein, translated as MMPNITLIFIAIFTIFQVIITNLVGYARIKNQVHFYDEGDIDLRRRQRAHANFTETVPITLLAMGGAEILGTDQMLVLLGGLILLTGRIWHYYVIRTVGWSNGRAASMMLTFIVMIGFSLSILWKSFI; from the coding sequence ATGATGCCAAATATAACCTTAATTTTCATTGCTATATTTACGATTTTCCAAGTGATAATTACTAATCTTGTGGGCTACGCTCGCATAAAAAATCAAGTACACTTTTACGATGAAGGTGATATTGATCTGCGCCGCCGACAACGAGCCCATGCCAATTTTACTGAAACAGTACCTATTACTCTACTAGCTATGGGCGGCGCAGAAATACTAGGAACAGATCAAATGCTTGTTCTCCTCGGCGGGCTAATCCTATTAACCGGACGTATATGGCATTATTATGTGATTCGTACAGTTGGTTGGAGCAATGGCAGGGCCGCAAGTATGATGTTAACCTTCATTGTCATGATAGGTTTTTCTTTATCTATTCTATGGAAAAGCTTTATATAA
- a CDS encoding DoxX family protein has protein sequence MNIFYILITAIIVLLSISAGSAKVMQIPQEMEFLQSFGLNQATIISFGVFQILAGVLLIPPRTRLYGALLAFVALVISTSLLLIDGNMSLGFISIITVILTSIIINQTLKVKMNR, from the coding sequence GTGAATATTTTCTATATATTGATAACTGCGATAATTGTACTTTTAAGTATTTCTGCTGGTTCGGCTAAAGTTATGCAGATACCGCAAGAAATGGAATTTCTTCAGAGCTTTGGTTTAAATCAAGCCACAATTATTTCTTTTGGTGTGTTTCAAATTTTAGCTGGTGTTTTACTTATCCCCCCTAGAACACGATTATACGGAGCGCTATTAGCTTTTGTCGCTTTAGTCATATCAACATCGTTATTATTAATTGATGGAAATATGTCACTTGGTTTTATTTCAATTATAACTGTGATATTAACTAGCATAATAATCAATCAAACACTTAAAGTGAAAATGAATAGATAA